The region CAGACTAAGTCTTCACCTGGTTCACCTGCAAAGGCATGGCCGCTAATCTCAAATGACTCTACTTTATTGTTTTTATAGTTAAAATTGGCTGTAATCATGTGTCAACTAATTAAGCGTTGATTGCTTCGATAACAACTTTAGTGTATGGTTGACGGTGACCTTGTTTCTTTTTGTAACCTTTTTTTGGTTTGTATTTGAACACGATAATTTTTTCACCTTTACCATGTTTCTCAACCTTAGCAGTTACAGTTGCACCTTCTACTAAAGGAGCACCAACTTTTGTGTTTTCTCCTCCAACGAATAATACCTCGTCGAAAGTTACAACTTCACCTTCAGCAACATTTAATTTTTCAATGTAGATTGCTTGACCTACTTCAACTTTTAATTGTTTACCACCAGTTTTAATAATAGCGTACATTTACCTGCACCTCCTTAAAATTTAACTAAGACTCGCCATCAAAGGCATATGAAGTTTCATATTTGAAACCTTGTCCGAGCGGTTGTAGTACCCTAAGGTGCTAACAACATGATTCATTATATCAAAGTGAATCCTATTCGTCAACGATTTATAAGTGGTTATGTCTACCTTTTTTTACGTTTATCTATTCAATTTGACATTCACTGAACTAATCTATGAGATAATCTATTCATTTTATTTTGGTTTATTTTTCACTTTTAAAACAAAAAGCCTTATGTTTTTTTA is a window of Turicibacter sanguinis DNA encoding:
- the rplU gene encoding 50S ribosomal protein L21, whose product is MYAIIKTGGKQLKVEVGQAIYIEKLNVAEGEVVTFDEVLFVGGENTKVGAPLVEGATVTAKVEKHGKGEKIIVFKYKPKKGYKKKQGHRQPYTKVVIEAINA